AGTTTTTTTAATGAACTTGTCAATATTTTTCTCCTTGATTTCAGTTCCTCCTCATCAAAAGTCTAGTTATAGTTTCACCAACTTGACGGTTGGATCATACCAATCTGCATAAACACAAATGCAGTTTTGCATAACGGCGCTTCTGGTGATCTTTCACATAAAAATCCCAGGAAACAAAACTTAGAAACCTGTATCCATCTTTATATTGAGCTACATCCGGGAACCTTAGAAATCTGCTTATCCTTCATCCACTGCCTCAGGCTCTCAGCTTCGTCAAACCGACCTGCAGCTGTATATAGACCAGCCAACGTCACATAGTACCCAGCTTTCCCTGGCTTAAGTTGGATCAGCTTCTTTGCCACTCTTTCCCCTACTTGTACATTCCCATACACCTTGCACCCACTCAACACCGCACCCATAACAGCCTCATCAGCTTCCACGGGCATTTCTTCCACAAACTTCTCTGCTTCCTCCAAAAGACCTGCTCTAGCCATACAATCCGCCATACTAGCATAGTGTTTCAACTCGGGAACTATCTTATACTCCTGCATCTGTCTGAAATACAGCCAAGACTTGTCCACAAGACCACCGTGAGCACATGCTGATAAGACACCAAGAAAAGTAACAGCATTGGGCTCGATTCCTTCCTCGAGCATCTCGTCAAACAGTTTAACCAACATGACAACGTCCCCGTCCAACCCATAACCCAAAACAAGAGAGCTCCAAGAGATCACGTCTCGGCTCGGCATCTCAACGAAAACTCTATGCGCATAAACTAGCTTTGAGCACTTCACATACATATCGACTACAGCATTGCCGAGATTCAAACCCAAGCAAGGGCATCTCCTGATACACCACCCATGTACGCTCTTCCCGTGTTTCAACGTCCCAAGCTGTCCACAAGCCGTAACTAAACTCACCATTACCACCGAGTCTAGCGAAAACCCATAACACATCATTTCTCTGAACAGAGCCAAACCCAGGACAGCTTCTCCTTCCTGAACATAACCGCCAAACATAGCCGTGTAAAGAACAGAGTCTCTCACAAGCATTTCATCGAACAACTTACGCGCATATAAAATTTCACCAATATCAACATACATTATCACTAAAGCCGAACTAACAAACAAACTCACGCCCAATCCTAATTTCAAGCTCAGCACATGAACCAAACCCCCGAGCCTCGCTTCCCGAGAGGCAGAGCAAGCTCGGAGGACGAGAGGAAGCGTGAAATCATCGGGTCTGACGCTGGACTCACCCCACATACGAAGAAACAAATCGATTGATTTCGAGGGAAAGCCTGATCTGGAGAACTCGCCGATGATTATATTCCATGAGAAGATGTTGCGATGTGGCATGTGCCAGAAGACAGCGAGCGAGGTAGGGAAGAGATGGTTTAGCTTGGAGTAAGCGAGGACGAGCTTGGAGCTGAGGACTACGTTGGAGTAGTTGGAGGTGCGGAGAAGATGAGCGTGGAGATGGCGGAGATGGTTAACGTTTGGGGATTGATGTAGAAGAGAGAAGAGACTATTAGGATTCTGTGTGGTTCCTGATAAAGCTCGAGCTGTGAAGAGCAGATTCTTCGCTGGGCGGCAATAGCAGGAAGAGGCAAACGCTAAGCGCATCGAATCACGAAGTCCACTGTCGATAATCACTGTTATTCTTTCTTGAAATAAAATTTTATGTGGGAAATTAAGATGCTAAATTCCTTAAGATAACAATAGACACGTTTTTATTATGAATATATAAAATAATCAAAATATTTCATTAAAGATGTAAATAAATGATTTGTGTGTTTATCATGTATCTATTTTAAAGTTATTTTATATAAAATAAGAAAAATCATTTTCGCTTGGTTTATATATTAATTAATCTAATGGTTTATATAAAATAGGTATTCTATAATGTAAAAGTGTTTAATATGTAAAATGGTAAAACAATATCAAAATGTTTTGAACTGTTAAAAATATTTAGATATTTATTTCATTGTAAAACAATACAATGTTTTGTTTATATTTATACAAAATGTACAGATTAATTATTAATATGAAATTTTAATGTTATATTTGAAAAATACTCCTACCATTATGGATTGTTATACACTATATTATCTTAAAAAAATTGTGTCCTATTTTGAATCGGTCATATCTAAAATTAGTGAAATTTATTAATTTTTGTGGTAATTAATTTATCTAGTATTAAAGTTACCAATAGAATATTCATAGCAGAAACATAAATTAAATCCTGAAAATATAATTGATTAACACCAAATCGTATAATTAATACAAATTAATAAAAAAATATTATACTTAATAAGATATCTAAAACACACCAATATCGTTGAAACAATTTTTTGATTTTTTTCATGTATTTTAAAATTTCAACACTTTAATCTGTAAATAATCTTTAATCGGATCTATATTTCTTATATGAACAAGAGAATTTGGCAATGATATCAGTCGTTAATATCACAATATATGGATGTAATACAAACTATTTAAATCATAAAGTAAATATAAGGCATAAAACTGATTATACCAATATATTTATTAATATCTATTTTTAATTAATTATCTTAAATATCAATTCTAAGATAGAGTTTTGAATAAAAAATATAATTAAAACTAGTTACTCTTCCTAAAATTATGGATGCATTGACAACGGGCAATTTTTAAATAGTTTTTTTTAAGTTTTTATCACGAAAATAACATTTAAAGAAGAAAATGATCAAAATAGTCTTTTTATTTTTAAAATTTTAATATTTATTTTTCTTTTTTTAATTTGAAATTTTATCTTCAAAATCTCATCCTTTTAAATCTAAACCATAAGTCTACATTAGTTAACCATATGATATAAATATATTTTTACTTTGTAATAAAATTTATTTTGGTCATTTTCTTCTACTTCTGCGGCTATTTTTTGAAAATAAACTAAAAAATGGAATTTTTTATTGACAAATTAAAATCATCTTTAAAATAATAGCATAGATAAAAAGTAAAAAATTAGCCCAAAAAACTCTCTCTCCACACGCTCTAACCTCTCTCTCTCAATTTTCCAAAAATCAAATCTACGTTTCGGTGGCCGGCGAGCTCTTTCGCCGCCGGTAGCCACCCCTTTTTATTGTAATATAAAGATCTTTATCTTTTCGGGTTAGCCGAATTTCTCTTACGATGAGGATCATACGTCTTCACCTTGGCGATGTCTTTTCTTGTTGTGTTTTCTTGTTCTTCATCGAAGCTGATCTTCAATCAATTCTTTTATCTTTGATGAAGATGACCAATATACTTTCCACTGGTTTTTATAAGTATCTCGATGGCCAATAAATGGGAATCACTTTTTTACCGTTTCACTTCAATCATTTCTCAAGAGAACCAGTCTTTCCTTGTCTATTAGTCATATACGATGTTTGTGGAAAGTATCTCTGTTTGAGAAATGATCGGGTTTGATGGAGGTAAACAGCCATTTTGGAGGAGATTCAAGAATAGTTGGCGCTTATAGCGGTCCAACGCATGTTCTTTTTTTCAGGTTGACTAAAGCCTTCTAGGGCCCTGTTCGTTTGTACATCTCCGAGATTCATCCAGATGGTCCATCTAAATGTCTTATCCAGATACTCCATCTAGGTGTTGTTCGTTTCTTCATTTCGTCCATGCATCTAGATGAATCATTTGAATGAACTATGTTCGTTTGCTTTTCATTTTTTTTAACTTCCATCTACATCCAGGTGGACTTGTTAATAAAATGATTAAAATATAACTTTTTACGTTTCGGCGGAAAAATAGCATTTTTACGGTTTTGGCGTAAAATATTTTTGCGGGTTTTGAGAAAAAATGTGTTTTTGGCGAAAAAATACGTTTTTATGGGTTTGGCGGAAAAATACGTTTTGCGGTTTGGACAGGAAAAATGTGTTTTACGGTTTTGGCGGGAAAAGTGTTTTTGACGGGAAAAAGTATTTTTCCACGATTTTGGCAGGAAAAGTATTTTCGCGATTTTGACGGGAAAAGTATTTTCGCGATTTTGGCGGGGAAAGCATTTTTGCGGTTTCGACGAGAAAAATACATTTTTTCCGGTTTTGAGTGGGAAAATACATTTTTCCGATTTTGGCGGGAAAATGCGTTTTTCCGATTTTGGCGGGAAAAATACGTTTTTCTGATTTTGGCGAGAAAATGCGTTTTTCCGGTTTTGACGGGAAAATGCATTTTTCCGGTTTTGGTGGAAAAATTCTATTTTCCGGTTTTGGCGGGAAATTCTGTTTCCGATTTTGGCGGGAAAATTCTATTTTCCAGTTTTGGCGGAAAAATGCGTTTTTCCGGTTTTGGCGGAAAATTCTGTTTTCTTGTTTTGATAGGAAAATTGTGTTTTCCGGTTTGGCGAGAAAATGCATTTTCCGGTTTTGGCGGGAAAATTGCGTTTTCCCGTTTTGGCGAGAAAATTGCGTTTTTCCGGTTTTGGCGAGAAAATGATTTTTCCGGTTTTGGCCAGAAAATGCTTTATGGAGTTTGGCGGGAAAATGCGTTTTTTGGGTTTTGGCGGGAAAATGCGTTTTTTGGGTTTTGGCGGGAAAATGCGTTTTTTGGGTTTTGGCGGGAAAAAGCGTTTTTTCGGTTTTGGTCGAAAAGTGCGGTTTTACTAGTTTAGCCGAAAAATGTGTTTTTATGAAAATGTGTGTTTTACGTTTTTTTGCGGAAAAACGCATCTTGCGGTTTAGGCCGGAAAGTGTGTTTTTCAGTTTTTGCGAAAAAATACATTTTTTGGTTATATCAGAAAATGTATATGCAAAAAAAAAAAAATTTAGGGTTTGAAAATAATATTTTGATTTTAAAAGTTCATTTTTGTCATTTATCATTTTGGACTGAACTAGATGCATCTGCATCCAGATGCACCATCAAGACTCATTTTCATTTGGGTGAGAATTTAAGATGAGTTTTTAAAAATTCAGCTGGGTGATCCATCTGGATGTAGCATTATAATGCACAAAACGAACATCGATTTGCATCTTCACCCAGATGGATCGCAAACGAACAGGGCCTAGGTCTTAATCAACGGTGAATGAGGGTATCTCCGAATAGAAGGTCACAATTGTGGTGGAAGGTAGCTAAAAATCGGAAAGAACGAGGCACCAAAACAGAGTATGGATCGTTGCCAAAGACATCAAGATGGAGGAGTATCGCAGCGGCGGATCAAGGGCGGAGCGGTGCCAGCGATTTCAACCTCGCATGGATGCCGCGTGTTCAATACGCGTCACTACTGATGTGTCTTTGTAGTCGGTCATGTTTATGGGTAGGGCTGGGCAAAAAACCCGGATCCGAAAAACCGAACCGAACCTGATCCGAAAAAGTAGTATCGAACCCGAACCGAAATTGATTAAATATCCGAATGGGTTCAAAATTTTGGTATTTAGAGAACCGAAACCGAACCCGATCCAAACCGAAGTATTTCGGGTACCCGATTATATCCGAAATTGATTTATATACCTATATATATTAATTATTTTTAGATTTGATATATATTAAGAACATCAAAATATATAAGATACTTTTAACTTATCCAAAATACTTATAAATATATACAAATAGTCAAAAGTAACATGTCTAAAATAGCTAAAGTATACTCAAATCACCAACAATACTTATTGATTCTCAATCTAAATATTCAAACCAAACCAATTTATATGTTAATTTTAGGTACTTTGACATATGCTATTCAAATTTATATGTAATATATTGTTTTGTTTATAGATTTTGAGAAATTTAAAGTATATAATGAATTTTAAAAATTTTAAAATAATTTAAATGGGTTATCCGAACCCGAACTGAACCCACAAAGATCCGAACCGAACCCGAACCGAAATTTAGAAATACCCGAATGGGGCTGAAATCTTTGAACCCGAAAATCCGAAACCCGAATAGACCCGAACCGAACCCGAATGGGTACCCGAACGCCCACCCTATTTATGGGATTAAATTTGTAGATTTTTAATTTTGTTGTTGGGTCTCGATGTTCAACAAAGCCCGATTACGTAAACATGCCAATGAAGTTGGGTTGACAAGACTTGAAGTCATCTTGACCGTAGAATCGTTGACTAATGGAACAAAATCAAGGGCCAAAAAAGGAGCTTTTCGTATTCGGCAAAGGTACATTATGGTAGGGAACTACCAAGAGTAAAAAAAAGGTTGAGACTTTAGACACGAAGAGAGAAGGAACAGAGAAGAGAAGAAGAAGAAGAAGAAGAAGTATAGAAACTCACTGACCTGTCTCTCTCTCTCTCGCTTAGTATTTCTTCAATGTCAAGAAGAAGAAGTAATCGTGTTAGAAATACCAAAGCCGTCACTGCTCCTCCTGCATCTGTTACTATAATTGAGGGTAATGATTGCCTCCATTCTTTTTTTTTTTTTTTTTGATCTCTGCAATTTTGGGGATTAGGGTTTTGGAAAATTCGATTCAGAAAAGTTTGGGACTTTGTATGTCGGATTACAATGAAATCTTGATAATTTTAGTTCTGCATTATATTGTTTTTTTTCTTACAGATATTGAGGAAGATGAATATGAAAACCACAGATCATGTTGGAAGCATATTGCTTATCTGAACACGCGTGATTCTAAACCCAAACTAACCGAGGAAGAGTTTGAGTTGTTCAAAGTCACTGCCCCTTGTTTCTATGAGGAATGCACACGTCGTGAAAGGTCAAGAAGAAGGGTCAAGTGCAAGTACTTAGTCTCCAAGCTACGGAAAAAACTCAACTCCAACATATTCATAAACTATCTAGAGTAATCAATCAATCAATCAATCAATCATCTCTTTTACTCTTTCAAAAAAAAGAAAAGAATGTTTACTGTGTTTTTTTATCAATGTCTTTTCTCTGATTGGTCTACTTTTGAATAGGGTTTTGTGGAAGAAGGACGTCTTGGATGAGAAAAAGAACTCTTTTGTGTACGTAGATTGTCTATGGTTTAGTATGTACAAAAGCGAAAACGAGAGAGTTAGAAGCAGTGTTTTCGAATCTGTAAAGGCGAAACAGATCTTCTCAAAAGAATATGTTTTTCTTCCTATCGTCTATTGGTAAGTTCATTTTCTTGCCATATAATGTTCTTGATACGTTTTCAGTTGTTTAACTCTAGTGTTATGATTCCATTTAGGAGCCATTGGACTTTGTTGATCTTTTGCAATTTTGGGGAAGATCTTGATGATGATAACGAGAAGACATGCATGCTGTTTCTTGATTCACTGAAAACAACTGAGACTGCGCAGCGGCTTGAACCTGATATAAGAAAGCAAGTACTCTCTCTCTCTCTCTCTCTTTCTTGAATGGTATTTGGTGAGTAACATGTTTGTAGCTTCTTCTTTGTCTTTCAGGTTTGTGTTGGACATATTCAGAATCGAGGGAAGAAGTGAAGACTCGAGCTTGGTTGATGATATCCCTCTCCATGCGCCAGATGTAATAACTCCAATCTAATTTCGGATTTCTTGATGCTTATATCTCAGAATTGGATTTGACTTGTCATAGTTTCAGGTTCCACAGCAAACAAATGATGTGGAATGTGGAAGCTTTGTTCTATACTACATTCATCGGTTTATAGAAAACGCCTGCAGCTTCAACATCGACAGTTACCCATGTTTCGTAAGTTTATTATCATCACTTAACAATCATTTTTCTCATTGTTAGCGATAAGTTTGTTTCGTGTTTTTTGTTTTTTGGTTTAAAATATGCAGTTGAAAGAGGACTGGTTTAGCCATCAAGACTTGGAAGATTTCTGCAATACATTTGATTCTTTGGGAGCCATTCGTTGACCAAAGTGTTTTAACTTTTAACGGCTACAAGACATCAGCATAGCGCAGAAGATTAGTAGAAGATCAGAAGATTCAAAAGGGTAAAAAGAGATCCTGAGGATGTTATCAGTTGGTATGAAATCTCAAACTTCATCAGAGGAGGAATCTTAAGAACCCCATTGTGGATAGTATTTATCTTTTTAGGTTCTTTGATATATTAAACTGTTGTTCTGGTTTTGGCCAGGCCTGCCTGTGTTATATTTACTCATATTTAAGTGGTAACCAGTTGATTTTAAAGCTTACGCCGTTGACCATAAAATAAATCGGTATGGAACAAGTCATGAATCTTTCTGATTTTAGCACGTTATTTTATCAGCAGCTGACTTAGTCGTCGGCTGTTGAAATGGTGTGTACTCTTAATCTAATTTGTGAATCAAAATGATTAAAAAATCACCTTATAGAGAGAATATCAAGTTGGTATTTGGTTCAGCTATAAGGAACAAGTTCCTATTTTTCAAAACAAACACTTGCAAATTGCAATAGATATCAAAATTCGAATTAACACACAACAAGTTTATTTAGTTCAAGAAATGTTGCTATATTAGCGATTATAGCCAAGTCAACAAAGATGAACATTTGAAGAAGGAAGTTTGATTGATGTCAGCTTAGAGATACCAGAAGGTAGACTTATGTTCATCGGTCCCATGCTGCTGCTATTCCCACCAGCTGATTCTAAAGCTCGGGAAGTTTGGAGAGCCATCTCGGCGTGAAGTTGGAGACATGACAAAGCCATCTAAGACAAGACACAGAACATAAGCCAAATTGTAAGACTGTTTAAGCTAATGAAAGACTTTATGTCCTTTAGTTATATAACCAATATCTACTACGGAGAATGTACGACTTACCGAGTAGCAGTCTCGGTCGATATCTGAGTCAGCTACTTGAAGAGCCCACGTTCTGATCCATTCAAGAGCTCTGGCAAGTTCAAAATTTCCTTCAGCTAAGGCTGAGACTATGTAAGAAGGGTGAAGAGCAATCAAAACAGAAGAGGCTGCAAAAAGAACCGCCCTTCGGACATAGGCTTCTGGGTGATTGCAGACTTCCCTGTATTAAGTTATCAAGCATTCAGTATAAGGTGCTGAAGTCTGGATCATAGACAAAAAAAAGATATGATGTGTACCTTCGTTGTAACATATCTAGAAGAGAGAGAGCTAACGCAGATGCTTCTGGATGCATTGATGCACACTGCATACAGACTCCCAGCATGTGAACAAGTTTCCCAAGGACAACAAAGTCCCTACCAAGCAAGTCAACACCATGTCGTTTCTTGTCAAACTCTTTCATGGCTGGAAGCATAAATGCTGCTGCGTATAGCAGAAACCTATTCTGTGACCAGTCAGTACTACTTTGATCTCTATCTCCTGATCTCAGGCTCCACCTTCGAGTTTTCCCTTTCATCTTCTGTCCAGGTTTCGGCTGTAGCTCCCTCTCGTATCGGTTGGTCCAGTTAAGATGAAAAGATCCTGTCTCCTCGATCTTTTTCCATGTGGCACTCGCATCGCTAGGCAAATACCAGGGTTGAGGATCTGAGATATTCGATATAAGAGGTCCACGTGCTTGGTGTTTAGGTTTCAGTGTCCTGGTATTAGCAAGCTCTCGAGCTGCTTCCGACATGACATCAAGTATCATTATCCGCTGACTTACGTCTACGTTAGGCGAATACAACACACTGTTAAGAGTTTCCAGGGATTCAAAGGGACGGGTCACGAGCAATGCTATTAGAGCTCTTTGCCGCTTCTCTTCTGCTGAATCTTCTTCACCTTCGACTGTTATATCAGAGCAGCGAACCTGTACAAGAATCCGAGCAAGATCACCAGCTATATGAGTCAGTTCATCCGGAGATGCTCGCACAAGCTTCTCTGCAACATATATCGCTTTCTCCACCTGCAAGACGCCATTTTCATAAAAGTTAGCAATTTTGTGTTGAACCTTAATATGCAAGTTTCTAACGTCAGAGACGATTCTCTCTATTTACGTACCCCATCAGCATCATTAGTCTTCCGAAGAGCTCCAACAACATCAACCAAATGTGTAAACTGTTTCCCTAAATCCTTGTCATCATCTAATAGATCATATGGCTCCAAAGAAGTAACACTTGAATTATCTGAGCTGACACTGGCGTTATCATCACCATCACTCTCTGTTCCACAGTTTAAAGTAGCCAAATCAACAATTTCATCTGGATCAGCCAATACAAAATTAGCTATGTCCTTGCTCTTGTGATTTTTCTTCTCCTTGTTTCTGCGGCTAGAGTCTCTTACTTCAGTTAAGGAGGAGGATGTTTTGGTTTCACCGTCTCCATTTTCCATTGAACTCGTGATTGGCCGGACCCCTCCAACAGCCGTTTGCAACTCAAATTCCCAGTCAATTGCATTCCCAGTAAATGAATCATCAAGGTAGAGAAGATTTTTCGGGTCAATAACTTTAGAGAACATAAAGGCAATAGAGCTTGCCATTTTCCGTACCAGATCTCCTGGGTTTTCCAGTCTACCTGTTTGCAAATAACAAGCAAAAGACATAAGACCGATTAAGCGTTTGAGTTCTTTCCCAAAGATACTGAGAGAGATGAGTCATATACAGCTAACTCCTTGGAGAATGTTGTGCATTACATCCTTCGTTCTATCTAGTTCCTCTCTTGACATGTTCTCCAGGCAAAGCCCAAGAGCTGTAGTTATATCTGCAACATATATTATGGGAACACAGGAGCTGGAATTCTTTAAACAGTAGCATGAAGATTAAAACATTTCTTCACCATCTACACAGTGATTAACCAATACGCCTAGTCAAACCTACAATGTGTGATTAATGCATCTACATATATCAGGTTTAAAAACAAGATGAGGATACAAGCTTGCTGCTCCAATGGGATGGACTGCAGAAACTCCCCTTTTGACCAAACTGAGGCTATTCGCTGCGTTGTTTCAAGCAGTCCTTGCGTGATGTCACCTTTAGCAAGTGTATTAGTAACCGGTGGGCACTCAAGAACCGAAAACTGTAAGATCCATCGCAGACAACGGATAGGAAACACTTTCCACAGCAGAAATTTGTCAACGAATATGGACCTGAAATATTAAGTCCACAAAATACACTAAAATGGGAAAAACCAATAGACAACAAATCTATCTTCTTTGAAAAAAGACCAACAAAAACATTTTTGCACACCTCACAGATGCCTGATGTTTCACATTGCGATGAAACAAAGTCCAAATAGTCCAGAAAGCTTCAACATCACTTGCATGCTCAGCATATAGCTGATGTAAAAGTTGTTCAGCCATTTTCTCAACAGCATATGGATCAGTCACTGCTTCCATAGTTTTCGACCAAATCTGGGATGTAGGATCCAACTGAAATGATTCAATCTCAACGGAACCCTTATTTGAGTTTAGTAATCTCCTAACATGAGCTAGGACATGAGGTGTTACTTCACTTAACAGCAAATCTGTAAATTAAAAAAAAAAAAAACAGAATAAAAATTACTAAGAAGTACATCAAATTTTGTTTACTGAAATAACTCTAATCAAAAACACATAGTCACACCATCAGTACTAAAAATATTATTATAACGTATCCTTTCTCCTATCTGTAGCGACGACACTCTCCTAACTCAGCCATTGCAGGGGACAAAACGTGAATACAAGCAAGTCCATGGTAATTCAAAATCCACAAAGAAACTACACAGTAGGTTGAGAAGTGAAATGCTCGGAGCATATATATACCTGATAATCCGCGTCGACAGATACGGGAAAACATTTCCCCCACAAATGATAAAACAATATCTGTGCTGTTAGCCTCATTGCAGGAAGCTCTGTCGTCTAATATTTGAAGAAGCTGATTGGTAATGTGCTTGAAG
The DNA window shown above is from Brassica oleracea var. oleracea cultivar TO1000 chromosome C3, BOL, whole genome shotgun sequence and carries:
- the LOC106331935 gene encoding probable ubiquitin-like-specific protease 2B — its product is MSRRRSNRVRNTKAVTAPPASVTIIEDIEEDEYENHRSCWKHIAYLNTRDSKPKLTEEEFELFKVTAPCFYEECTRRERSRRRVKCKYLVSKLRKKLNSNIFINYLEVLWKKDVLDEKKNSFVYVDCLWFSMYKSENERVRSSVFESVKAKQIFSKEYVFLPIVYWSHWTLLIFCNFGEDLDDDNEKTCMLFLDSLKTTETAQRLEPDIRKFVLDIFRIEGRSEDSSLVDDIPLHAPDVPQQTNDVECGSFVLYYIHRFIENACSFNIDSYPCFLKEDWFSHQDLEDFCNTFDSLGAIR
- the LOC106335652 gene encoding telomere length regulation protein TEL2 homolog → MAEAESKEALETKLVDKVGEAISAIGDAKHVDQVISAVHSVALLIFPVDPTTRIGDKYGEKVSSSLVPCAKDDRSDWSQTFYRGVAFPTFARVLLLDVASDWLSCFPVSVQSHLYDSFFLDGPVVEVVQVLVPFLHHVDKNAAADANSVQTNVERLLILCLLENAGVLKMTKEIGDYYQGDSSRNGNLKPLLSRLSQILTSIPDKARLKAPPLLSSHLYFKHITNQLLQILDDRASCNEANSTDIVLSFVGEMFSRICRRGLSDLLLSEVTPHVLAHVRRLLNSNKGSVEIESFQLDPTSQIWSKTMEAVTDPYAVEKMAEQLLHQLYAEHASDVEAFWTIWTLFHRNVKHQASVRSIFVDKFLLWKVFPIRCLRWILQFSVLECPPVTNTLAKGDITQGLLETTQRIASVWSKGEFLQSIPLEQQAYITTALGLCLENMSREELDRTKDVMHNILQGVSCRLENPGDLVRKMASSIAFMFSKVIDPKNLLYLDDSFTGNAIDWEFELQTAVGGVRPITSSMENGDGETKTSSSLTEVRDSSRRNKEKKNHKSKDIANFVLADPDEIVDLATLNCGTESDGDDNASVSSDNSSVTSLEPYDLLDDDKDLGKQFTHLVDVVGALRKTNDADGVEKAIYVAEKLVRASPDELTHIAGDLARILVQVRCSDITVEGEEDSAEEKRQRALIALLVTRPFESLETLNSVLYSPNVDVSQRIMILDVMSEAARELANTRTLKPKHQARGPLISNISDPQPWYLPSDASATWKKIEETGSFHLNWTNRYERELQPKPGQKMKGKTRRWSLRSGDRDQSSTDWSQNRFLLYAAAFMLPAMKEFDKKRHGVDLLGRDFVVLGKLVHMLGVCMQCASMHPEASALALSLLDMLQRREVCNHPEAYVRRAVLFAASSVLIALHPSYIVSALAEGNFELARALEWIRTWALQVADSDIDRDCYSMALSCLQLHAEMALQTSRALESAGGNSSSMGPMNISLPSGISKLTSIKLPSSNVHLC
- the LOC106331878 gene encoding pentatricopeptide repeat-containing protein At4g14170 — translated: MRLAFASSCYCRPAKNLLFTARALSGTTQNPNSLFSLLHQSPNVNHLRHLHAHLLRTSNYSNVVLSSKLVLAYSKLNHLFPTSLAVFWHMPHRNIFSWNIIIGEFSRSGFPSKSIDLFLRMWGESSVRPDDFTLPLVLRACSASREARLGGLVHVLSLKLGLGVSLFVSSALVIMYVDIGEILYARKLFDEMLVRDSVLYTAMFGGYVQEGEAVLGLALFREMMCYGFSLDSVVMVSLVTACGQLGTLKHGKSVHGWCIRRCPCLGLNLGNAVVDMYVKCSKLVYAHRVFVEMPSRDVISWSSLVLGYGLDGDVVMLVKLFDEMLEEGIEPNAVTFLGVLSACAHGGLVDKSWLYFRQMQEYKIVPELKHYASMADCMARAGLLEEAEKFVEEMPVEADEAVMGAVLSGCKVYGNVQVGERVAKKLIQLKPGKAGYYVTLAGLYTAAGRFDEAESLRQWMKDKQISKVPGCSSI